Part of the Fibrobacter sp. genome is shown below.
GTCCCAAGATTTCCAACCACGCCTGTACAAAACATCGTGAACATGGTAAACTGTAAAAAACGACAAAAAAGAAGGAGCCACAGCCATGACACGAAAGACTTATACCGCAGAGTACAAAACAAAGCTTGTCCTTGAGGTGATCCGAGAGGAAAGCCGCCTTGAGGAAATCGCCGCGGAAAATGAAATCAATCCCAATATGCTGAGGAACTGGAAACAGGAATTCTTACAGAACGCATCCAAAGCATTTGAGAAAAAGGAATCCAAAGCAGCAAAGCGCGCAGAAAAAAAGAAGGAGGAAGCCCTGGAGAAAGAACAGACCAAGATGCTGAAGAAGATCGGTCAACTCACGCTGGAACGTGATTTTCTCCAGGATTGCTTTCGCAAGTGCGACCTCCCCATCCCCAAATATGATAAATCCGAAGAATGAACTGTCTGTCCGCCGTCAGTGCGAATTGCTGCACAT
Proteins encoded:
- a CDS encoding transposase; protein product: MTRKTYTAEYKTKLVLEVIREESRLEEIAAENEINPNMLRNWKQEFLQNASKAFEKKESKAAKRAEKKKEEALEKEQTKMLKKIGQLTLERDFLQDCFRKCDLPIPKYDKSEE